In Sulfurimonas hongkongensis, a single genomic region encodes these proteins:
- the argH gene encoding argininosuccinate lyase, giving the protein MKKMWSGRFLASASNLLDEFNASIMYDRKLYIEDIEGSLAHAQMLTHQKILTKEELTQITDGLAQVKSEIESGEFVWSIHDEDLHMGIEKRLTAIIGDAGKKLHTARSRNDQVAVDFRRWVLKRNLDIIESLKLLMSEILVVANEHTQTLIPGMTHLQHAQPTNFGFHLCAYLSMFKRDIERLQDSYKRCNVSPLGCAALAGTPHKIDRDMTAKLLGFDSVSVNCLDTVSDRDFALEILFNISTMMMHISRLSEELVMWSSYEFSFIELSDEYSTGSSIMPQKKNPDVPELLRGKTGRVYGSLMGLLTVMKGLPLAYNKDTQEDKEGVFDSVETALISLEILKEAIKTMEVKSHNMQSACSVGHLAATDLADYLVEKCGIPFREAHFITGRAVAKAEELGIDLSDIEFKYLKEIDARIDEDVLEYLVLKNSMNARTSAGGTSTVRTKEQLEFFRKFLKDNKQ; this is encoded by the coding sequence ATGAAAAAAATGTGGTCAGGTCGCTTTTTAGCAAGTGCATCAAACTTATTAGATGAGTTTAATGCTTCAATCATGTATGATAGAAAACTCTATATTGAAGATATAGAAGGCTCACTAGCACATGCACAGATGCTAACACATCAAAAAATATTAACTAAAGAAGAGTTAACTCAGATAACAGATGGCTTAGCACAAGTAAAAAGCGAGATAGAATCAGGTGAGTTTGTTTGGAGTATCCATGATGAAGATTTGCATATGGGGATTGAAAAACGCCTAACTGCCATCATTGGAGATGCTGGGAAAAAACTACATACTGCAAGAAGTAGAAATGACCAAGTTGCAGTTGATTTTCGTCGTTGGGTATTAAAGAGAAACTTGGATATTATAGAGTCTCTAAAGCTTTTAATGAGTGAGATTTTAGTGGTGGCAAATGAGCATACCCAGACGCTTATACCCGGAATGACGCACTTGCAACATGCTCAACCTACTAACTTTGGTTTTCATCTATGTGCATATCTTTCTATGTTTAAGAGAGATATAGAGAGATTACAAGACTCATATAAGAGATGTAATGTCTCTCCTCTTGGTTGTGCAGCCTTAGCTGGAACTCCGCATAAAATCGATAGAGACATGACAGCAAAACTTTTAGGGTTTGATAGTGTGAGCGTGAACTGTTTAGATACTGTGAGTGATAGAGATTTTGCATTAGAGATTTTGTTTAACATCTCAACTATGATGATGCACATCTCAAGGCTTAGTGAAGAGCTTGTTATGTGGTCTAGTTATGAATTCTCATTTATTGAACTTAGTGATGAGTACTCAACTGGCTCATCTATAATGCCACAAAAGAAAAATCCAGATGTTCCAGAGCTTCTTCGTGGAAAAACTGGTCGTGTCTATGGCTCCTTGATGGGACTGCTCACTGTTATGAAAGGGCTTCCTCTAGCCTATAACAAAGATACTCAAGAGGACAAAGAGGGTGTTTTTGACTCAGTTGAGACTGCTCTAATCTCACTTGAAATTTTAAAAGAAGCTATAAAAACTATGGAAGTAAAATCTCATAATATGCAAAGTGCTTGTTCGGTTGGACATTTAGCTGCTACAGATTTGGCTGATTATCTGGTTGAGAAATGTGGCATCCCATTTCGTGAAGCTCACTTTATAACAGGTCGAGCAGTTGCAAAAGCTGAGGAGCTAGGTATTGACTTGAGTGATATAGAGTTTAAATACTTAAAAGAGATAGACGCAAGAATAGATGAAGATGTCTTAGAATATCTCGTACTTAAAAATTCTATGAATGCAAGAACTTCAGCCGGTGGAACTTCGACTGTAAGAACTAAAGAGCAGTTAGAGTTTTTTAGAAAATTTTTAAAGGATAATAAGCAATGA